GGATTGTGGGCTCATGAGGCTCCTTCTGCCACTCAGCCTTCTGTTTCTCAAAGTAACTATGGCAACAGATAGAAGATAGCACAGAGAACAagttgatgtgtgtgtgagggcctgtgcgaccgtgtgtgtgtgtgtgtagtatgtgtacTGACTCCAGAGAGAGTTTATCCTCCTCTTCGTTGAGGTTGGGCAGTCTGTGAAGGCCCAGGGTCATCCTCAGGGCGTCTACATGTTCCTTCAGGGGTTTGTAGTCATCATGGAGCCTCCGCGTCGTCTCCAGCAGCTTGTTCAGGTCGTTCTCTGACTGCTTTATAGTGCTCTCCAtctggggaggagaaggagagaggtggaaggggagaggagaaggagagaatgggagagagaaggaagaaggagagaatgggggagagaaggaagaaggagagaatgggggagagaaggaagaaggagagaatgggggagagaaggaagaaggagagaatgggggagagaaggaagaaggagagaatgggggagagaaggaagaaggagaggagaaggagagagatggaaggggagaggagaaggagagaatgggggagagaaggaagaaggagaggagaaggagggaggagaaggggagagagaggagaaagaaccTTAAATAGTTTGTTATTTTTCTGTAAATCTCAACCCCATTTCAGCCTTTGCCCAATTCCTT
The sequence above is a segment of the Oncorhynchus clarkii lewisi isolate Uvic-CL-2024 unplaced genomic scaffold, UVic_Ocla_1.0 unplaced_contig_11548_pilon_pilon, whole genome shotgun sequence genome. Coding sequences within it:
- the LOC139400790 gene encoding zinc finger C4H2 domain-containing protein-like, which translates into the protein MESTIKQSENDLNKLLETTRRLHDDYKPLKEHVDALRMTLGLHRLPNLNEEEDKLSLDYFEKQKAEWQKEPHEPTIPESLAAAAAAAQQLQVSRKQDARQTATFRQQPPPMKACLSCHQQIHRNAPICPLCKAKSRSRNPKKPKRKPDE